One Euphorbia lathyris chromosome 1, ddEupLath1.1, whole genome shotgun sequence DNA segment encodes these proteins:
- the LOC136231370 gene encoding transcription factor bHLH79-like, translating into MDPPLVNEASFSAANPASYSLTGIWPFPPINGEPVAGGLGLRMANFSGGYGDLDVSLEESTVTEQSIGGGCGNGRKRRDFSSEDESSKLVSTSSSGNELNDSNRKRMKTSEEAAANKKPSEQSGKSSELPKQDYIHVRARRGQATDSHSLAERARREKISERMKLLQDLVPGCNKVIGKALVLDEIINYVQSLQRQVEFLSMKLEAVNSRMNVNPAIDGFHPKDVGAQVFDAAGMIFGPPHPSRDYAPEWLHMQIGGNFERAT; encoded by the exons ATGGATCCTCCTTTGGTAAATGAGGCCTCCTTCTCTGCAGCCAACCCAGCCTCCTACTCTTTGACTGGGATTTGGCCTTTTCCTCCAATTAATGGAGAACCGGTTGCTGGTGGATTAGGATTAAGAATGGCCAATTTTAGTGGGGGATATGGAGACCTAGATGTTTCACTGGAGGAATCGACGGTCACCGAGCAGAGCATTGGTGGAGGCTGTGGGAATGGTAGAAAGAGGAGGGATTTCAGCTCAGAGGATGAGTCATCCAAGTTGGTCTCTACTTCCAGTAGTGGCAATGAATTG AATGACTCAAATAGAAAGCGAATGAAAACATCTGAAGAAGCAGCTGCTAATAAGAAGCCAAGTGAGCAAAGCGGTAAATCATCTGAGCTCCCCAAGCAAGATTATATTCATGTGAGAGCAAGAAGGGGCCAAGCAACTGATAGTCACAGTCTAGCAGAGAGA GcaaggagagagaaaataagtGAGAGGATGAAGCTGCTTCAAGATTTGGTCCCTGGGTGTAATAAG GTTATTGGTAAAGCACTGGTTCTTGATGAGATAATTAATTATGTCCAGTCATTACAGCGCCAGGTCGAG TTCCTATCAATGAAACTAGAAGCAGTTAATTCAAGAATGAACGTTAACCCTGCAATTGATGGTTTTCATCCAAAAGAT GTTGGTGCACAAGTGTTCGATGCTGCTGGAATGATCTTTGGTCCTCCTCATCCATCCAGAGATTATGCTCCTGAATGGCTGCATATGCAGATTGGTGGAAATTTTGAAAGAGCCACATAA
- the LOC136231379 gene encoding germin-like protein subfamily T member 2, which produces MTFRSAFHLMCSLVMLLLLAIRINASDPDPLQDFCVADLKASTMVNGFPCKPAAEVTSDDFFFDGLSKEGNTTNMFGWSAIPANVLSFPGLNTLGISMNRVDFAPGGLNPPHSHPRATETGVVIQGKLLVGFVTTSNVFHSKVLSAGQMFVVPRGLVHFQLNVGAEKALIFTAFNSHLPGSAVASTSLFASTPSIPNQVLTKAFNVGDDIINTIKSKFLS; this is translated from the coding sequence ATGACTTTTCGCTCAGCCTTCCACCTTATGTGTAGTCTGGTGATGTTACTACTTCTGGCCATTCGTATAAACGCATCGGATCCCGATCCGCTTCAGGATTTTTGTGTAGCTGACTTAAAAGCTTCAACAATGGTTAATGGCTTCCCGTGCAAACCTGCAGCAGAGGTAACTTCAGATGATTTTTTCTTTGATGGTCTGAGCAAAGAGGGCAATACAACAAACATGTTTGGCTGGTCTGCGATTCCGGCTAATGTCCTTTCATTCCCCGGCCTTAATACTCTTGGAATATCGATGAACAGAGTAGACTTTGCCCCTGGCGGTCTGAACCCTCCTCACTCGCATCCGCGTGCAACGGAGACTGGTGTGGTCATACAAGGGAAGCTTCTTGTAGGATTTGTAACTACTAGCAATGTCTTTCACTCCAAAGTTTTGTCAGCTGGGCAGATGTTTGTTGTTCCTCGTGGACTTGTTCACTTTCAGCTTAATGTTGGAGCAGAAAAGGCTCTTATTTTCACTGCTTTTAACAGTCACTTGCCGGGTTCTGCTGTTGCCTCCACATCACTTTTTGCTTCTACTCCTTCAATTCCTAATCAAGTGTTAACTAAGGCTTTCAACGTTGGTGATGATATAATCAATACCATAAAATCCAAGTTCCTATCTTAG